A genomic region of Zea mays cultivar B73 chromosome 6, Zm-B73-REFERENCE-NAM-5.0, whole genome shotgun sequence contains the following coding sequences:
- the LOC100282368 gene encoding CREG1 protein precursor, which translates to MISPAHLAFAAAFLLVVRSSAPGAAAARPIFDGKPSPSEATATARWLAAQNTWGVLSTISSDLSGAPFGNVVSYSDGVPGEGRGIPYFYLTTLDPSARDALEDERTSFTLSEFPLGTCGEIDPENPTCAKLTLNGKLKMVDLQSSEADLAKSALFTKHPEMKDWPKNHHFKIFKMEIENIFLIDWFGGPKPISPSQYLEFGRNQGSLMYS; encoded by the exons ATGATTTCCCCTGCTCACCTCGCCTTCGCCGCCGCCTTCCTCCTCGTCGTCCGGTCGTCGGCGCCTGGCGCTGCTGCCGCCCGCCCGATCTTCGATGGCAAGCCATCCCCCTCCGAGGCCACCGCCACTGCGAGGTGGCTCGCCGCCCAGAACACGTGGGGTGTCCTCAG CACAATATCAAGTGACTTAAGTGGAGCTCCATTTGG CAATGTAGTTTCATATAGTGATGGAGTACCAGGCGAGGGCCGTGGAATACCCTACTTTTATCTGACAACTCTGGATCCCAGTGCAAGAGATGCACTGGAAGATGAAAGGACCTCTTTTACCCTTAGTGAGTTCCCTCTGGGAACTTGTGGGGAAATAGATCCTGAAAACCCCACTTGTGCAAAACTTact cttaatggAAAG TTGAAGATGGTTGACCTTCAGTCATCTGAAGCAGATTTGGCCAAGTCAGCACTTTTTACCAAACATCCTGAAATGAAGG ATTGGCCAAAGAATCATCATTTCAAAATCTTCAAAATGGAAATCGAAAACATATTCTTGATTGATTGGTTTGGGGGTCCTAAACCCATATCCCCCTCCCAGTACCTTGAATTTGGAAG AAATCAGGGCTCATTGATGTACTCATAA
- the LOC100282368 gene encoding CREG1 protein isoform X1, translating to MISPAHLAFAAAFLLVVRSSAPGAAAARPIFDGKPSPSEATATARWLAAQNTWGVLSTISSDLSGAPFGNVVSYSDGVPGEGRGIPYFYLTTLDPSARDALEDERTSFTLSEFPLGTCGEIDPENPTCAKLALNGKLKMVDLQSSEADLAKSALFTKHPEMKDWPKNHHFKIFKMEIENIFLIDWFGGPKPISPSQYLEFGRNQGSLMYS from the exons ATGATTTCCCCTGCTCACCTCGCCTTCGCCGCCGCCTTCCTCCTCGTCGTCCGGTCGTCGGCGCCTGGCGCTGCTGCCGCCCGCCCGATCTTCGATGGCAAGCCATCCCCCTCCGAGGCCACCGCCACTGCGAGGTGGCTCGCCGCCCAGAACACGTGGGGTGTCCTCAG CACAATATCAAGTGACTTAAGTGGAGCTCCATTTGG CAATGTAGTTTCATATAGTGATGGAGTACCAGGCGAGGGCCGTGGAATACCCTACTTTTATCTGACAACTCTGGATCCCAGTGCAAGAGATGCACTGGAAGATGAAAGGACCTCTTTTACCCTTAGTGAGTTCCCTCTGGGAACTTGTGGGGAAATAGATCCTGAAAACCCCACTTGTGCA aaactagcccttaatggAAAG TTGAAGATGGTTGACCTTCAGTCATCTGAAGCAGATTTGGCCAAGTCAGCACTTTTTACCAAACATCCTGAAATGAAGG ATTGGCCAAAGAATCATCATTTCAAAATCTTCAAAATGGAAATCGAAAACATATTCTTGATTGATTGGTTTGGGGGTCCTAAACCCATATCCCCCTCCCAGTACCTTGAATTTGGAAG AAATCAGGGCTCATTGATGTACTCATAA